TTTCTGTAaaacaacaattaaataaaacgatATAAGTTCAGTGGATTGAGGAAAAAATGGTGTTGCATGGTCATGTCCAAACCGCTGAGACTGCTAGATTGATACAGTTAATGATTAAGTGGAACCCAGACTTGTGATTATAACAGGACACACTTGAATGGAATCAAACCAGCAAATCCTGGTCGGTCCCGCTTCGTTGTAGTACATATGCACTTCAATACTTCATTGGATTCTTGAGTTGTACTTTTTTTTACATAACGAGACCCTaactaaaaacaaaaaagacTAGAGAATTTGGAACCCCAACACCGGAAAATCATTGCTATGGGTCCAGAGACTTCAACAAACACATTTCCCTACAATCAACCATGCATTTTTTCAAACATCGCAGGGCCCAAAGCTgcaattttcatattattttagcTAAAGGATAAAACTTTCAGTCTCACATTGAACAGTTCTAGGAAAACCAACAAAAATCAGGATCTCCACTAATTCAACAACTATCCCGCAACAAAACCTTGCAGATTTCCGGTACCACTACCAAATGCACTGTAAATTAAGCCGAAAAACCAACGAATCCATAAAAATCAAAAGAATAGAAAGCCATCCAAAAACAGGGGAAAGCCAAAATATAAACAGCCACAAAGGgaggaaaaaattataaaatcaagGAAAAGATGATAAATTCACCTGGTGAAAACCAAGTTCTTTGGTAAGTGGAACCCCAAGTTCAGCCATGCAAGCCTGCATTCTATCATCAGAACCATACAATCCAGGATATCTCTGAATACACTTATCCTGCATCTTCTCCAGAGCCTTAGCCAAAGGATAACTTATAGCGAAACCTCCACCTCCATACGCCATGctataagaaaaatatatgttcTGCAAATGGCTCTCACTCAAACTCCCTATATAATAATACTGATTATgatcatatttatttaaaatcctAATCAAATTATCAGTAACAAACACCGTATCATCATCTCCCATTACAAACCATCGCACATTATCCATTCCTAACCTTAAAGTCTCTGAAACTATCCTCGAAATACGGATTGCTGACCGGTGGCCCCGTTTGTTTTTATAAGCAAAACGGGAAGTGTCACCGGAGATTCTCAACTCTGGGAGGCTTCCACTTTCGTTTTTGTAAGTTTTCACGCTGCTGTCAAGCCAAACAATCCCTCGCATTTGCTTTTCAGGCTTCCACCATAGTTTAATGTACTCTTTCCGCTTATCCCAAAGCTTGGCCGAAGCTGCAATGCCGAATACTATGTGTTCTAACCCGGATCTGTTTTGTTCAGTAAAATCTTCTCGAGTTTTTACTTTTCCGATTCCGCCGCCCAATTGCGACGGCATAGAGATATTGTTCGATGATGAGATGAATTCGCTCACTGGCTCGAAAATATGAACACTGTTGCGCCGGTTGATGAAAATGTCCTCGTCGCAAGAATTGTGGGAAGAGGAAAGTAGTTTCAGAGTGTACACCAAGTACGTAATTGAAACGAATAAAAGAAGCCATACCATTAACCTGGGTAAGCCCTTATTTTGAGCCGGCGCCACCACAATCGCGGCCGCCCCGGAGCTTCTCACTGTATCCCACGTAAACTTGTCTGAATTATTGTGAGCTGCTTTCATTTTTCTTCACCGAAAAACAAAGAAACCCCAGGAAACAGAAACAAAAtccaacataaaaaataaataaaacttccGATAAAGCTAAAATCTTTATCTTTTGAATTTAATGGGTATGGGTTTTTCCTCAACTTTCTCGGTAGGCGATAATTTCTTGATCAAGAGAAAGCTCAGATCCGGAGAAAAGAGAAAAGGGCTTaagattaattaatgaaaatgaaagaGAGGATCGAAGAAAATCAAATGCAGAAGAAGACGAGAAATCATAGGAAAAAGGGATAGATTAACATGCAGAGATGCAAGGCTGCCGAGTTCTTAATATAGAGCTAccctaaattaaaaatatataataataataataaaataataataataataataataacaaatacatttaaataacaattaataaatgtttct
This genomic window from Primulina huaijiensis isolate GDHJ02 chromosome 7, ASM1229523v2, whole genome shotgun sequence contains:
- the LOC140980080 gene encoding uncharacterized protein; the protein is MKAAHNNSDKFTWDTVRSSGAAAIVVAPAQNKGLPRLMVWLLLFVSITYLVYTLKLLSSSHNSCDEDIFINRRNSVHIFEPVSEFISSSNNISMPSQLGGGIGKVKTREDFTEQNRSGLEHIVFGIAASAKLWDKRKEYIKLWWKPEKQMRGIVWLDSSVKTYKNESGSLPELRISGDTSRFAYKNKRGHRSAIRISRIVSETLRLGMDNVRWFVMGDDDTVFVTDNLIRILNKYDHNQYYYIGSLSESHLQNIYFSYSMAYGGGGFAISYPLAKALEKMQDKCIQRYPGLYGSDDRMQACMAELGVPLTKELGFHQYDVYGNLFGLLAAHPVTPLLSLHHLDVVEPIFPNVTQVQALKRLKLPMNLDSAGLMQQSICYHKANDWTLSVSWGFAVQIFRGVMSAREIEMPSRTFLNWYKRSDYTAYAFNTRPVMRNPCQKPFVFYMSRARMDSRTKQTLSEYTRHNVPHPVCRWKMANPSDIERVEVYKKPDPHLWDRSPRRNCCRVLSSNKKILIMEVGVCKEGEISEV